A stretch of DNA from Nocardioides sp. Arc9.136:
CGGCGAGACGAGCACGCCGTCCACCCCGGACGCCAGGGCGTGGCGGCCGAGCTCGGCGCTCTGCTCGGCGGTGTACGCCGTGCAGCCCACGATGACGCGCAGGCGGCCGGCGGCCTGGGCCGCGGCGGCCTCGGCGACCTGTCGCCGCTCGTCGTCGGTCTGGGAGAACCACTCGCCGCAGGTGCCGTTGACGACGATGCCGTGCATGCCCTCGGCCACGTAGTGGTCGACCAGCGCGGCGAGCGTGTCGAGGTCCAGGTCGCCGTCGGCGGTGAACGGGGTCACGAAGGCCGGGAAGTAGCCCTGCCAGTCGACGTCGTCGCGGTTCATGTGTGCGTCTCTCCTCGGGTGGTGGGGCTCGCCGGGGGGGCGTCCCTCAGGTGTGCAGGCGGTCGAGCGCGTAGCGCTCGGGAAAAGGGTCGTGCTCGCCGGGTCGCACCATCTGCTCGGCGAGCTGGCGAGCGAACATCGGGCTGAAGGTGAAGCCGGTGCTGGCGACGCAGGCGTGGAAGCCCGGCACCCGCCGCGACTCCCCGACCACCGGGGACATGTCGTCGGTGAAGACGATGACGCCGGACCAGGTGCGCACCACGCGGGCGTCGCCGAGCCGGGGCACCACGTCGAGGGCGACGTTGACGTTGCCCGCGGCGCTCTGCCACCGGGTCGGGTAGCGGCGCGGGAGCGGCACGGCCGGCGAGGGCCAGCCGCCACCGATGATGAAGGTGCCCTGCTCGCTCTGCTTGAGGGTGAGCCGGCGCCCGATGTGCTGGACCATCGAGGGCAGCAGCGCCGGGCGGCGCTCGGTGACGTTCACGTGGAGGCCCTCGTGGCGCACGGGGAAGCGCAGGCCGACCATCGCGGCCAGCTCGCCGGACCAGGCGCCCGCGCAGTCCACGACGCGGTGCGCCCGCACGGGCCCGGCCGTGGTCTCGACGGTGAACCGGTGCGCCCCGCCGGCGTGCTGCTCGACGCTGCGGACGCCGACGTGGGTGCGCACCTCGGCGCCGTGCTCGACCGCGCGGGCGGCGTACAACGGGGTCACCGCCAGCGGGTTGGCGTGCCCCTCGGCCGGGCAGTACGTCGCCGCGAGGACGCGGTCGGAGAAGTACGGCGCGCGGTCGCGCAGCTCCGCGCCCGTGACCACCTCGGTCTCGATGCCGGCGAGCAGCTCGAGCTCGTGCTTCTCGTGCAGCACGCGCACCTGCTCCGGGGTCTCGGCGACCATCCAGCCGCCGGTCTGGTGGAGGTCCACCGACCCGTCGAGCTCGCGGTCGAGGTCCTGCCACAGCGCGTAGGCCTCGAGGCTCAGCCGGGCGTCGGCGAGCAGCCGGTCCCGGTCCGCGCCGGTCCCCTTGCCCGAGAGCTGGTGGATGGCCAGCTGGAGGTGGAAGCTGCCGGCGTTGGTGCCGGAGGCCTCGCGGTTCAGCTCGCCACGGTCGAGCAGCACCACCTCGACGCCCTCCCGGGCGAGGTAGTAGGCCACGGCGGCGCCGGCGATCCCGCCGCCGACGACGACCACGTCGGTCTCCTCCGGCAGCGGCGCGCGGAGGGAGGCGAGGGGTGGCACGGCGGCCGTCACGAGCGGTCCTCCTGCTCGGCGACGAACAGGCCGGGATCGGCGACGGTGGCGTCGGCGATCGCCCGGATGGGCACGGGCCGCAGCGGCATCCGCGGGGTCGCCAGGTCGATCTCCCCCACCGGACGGCCGTGGGTGCGGGCGACGAGCGCGGCGACGTGGCGCTGGCAGTTGCGGCCCTGGCAGGGGCCCATGCCGGCGCGCGTGACCGCCTTGACCACGCTGACGTCGTCGGTCGAGGCGACGGCCCGCACGAGCTCCTGCTGGCGGACGTTCTCGCAGCGGCACACCGTCGTGGTGTCGTCGGCGAGCTCGTGGATGCCGTCGCCGACCCGGTACATCCGCCGGGTCGCACGGGCCAGTGCCCGTCGGCGGCGCAGCCGGCGGCGCGGTCCGGCCGCGCGGTCCTCGACGGTCGCCCGGTCGAGCACGCCGGCGTCGAGCGCCACGCCGAGGGCGGCGAGCTCCCCCTCGTCGATCGCGACGTAGGAGCCCTCCACGCCGGTGCCGTCGCCCGCGGCGTACACGCCCGTGGTCGAGGTGCGGCCCCAGTCGTCCTTGGTGACCACCCGGCCACCGAGGTCCTCGTCGTGCTCGGTCGAGCAGTCCAGCAGGCGCAGCAGCTCCAGCGAGGGGACGAAGCCGTAGCCGACGCACAGGACGTCCGCCTCGACGGTCTCCTCGGTGCCCGGCACGGGCCGCCAGTCGCGGTCGACGGCGGCGTGGACGACGCGCTCCACGCGTCCCTCGCCCTCGGCACGGACGACGATGCGGCCGTAGTGCAGCGGCACGCGGTGGCGGAGCAGGCCCCCGCGGTAGCGGGCGGCGTCGCGCAGCAGCGAGGTGTTCCCGCGCAGCGCCGCGGCGACCCGCAGCGCGTCACCGGGGCGCGGCGCGGGGCCGGCCTCGAGGGCGGCCACGAGGTGCGCGCCGTAGTGCGCGAGCTGGGCGGGGAAGGCGAGCGCGACCGGGCCGGAGCCGGCGAAGACCATCCGCCGCCCCGGGAGCACGGCCTGGCTCTTGGCCATCGACTGCATGCCGCCGGCGGTCACGACGCCCGGCAGGGTCCAGCCAGGGAAGACCACCGGCCGGTCGTGCGCGCCGGGTGCGACGAGGACGCGGCGGGCGCGCAGGGTGGTGGCCGGCTCGCCGTCCCGGACGAGCACGACCGCGAAGCCGTCCTCCTCCTGCTCGGCCGCCACGACCGAGGTGCGCAGCGCGACCGCGGCCTCCGAGCGCTCGACCGAGGCGATCAACGACCGGCCCGAGCGGGTCTGGCGGTCGGCCGCAGCCGGGTCCGTGACGGTGAAGCCCGGACCCGGCTGCTTGTAGATCTGGCCGCCCAGCGACGGCCGCTCGTCGACGAGCAGCACCTGCATGCCCGTCCCCGCCGCCGTCCGGGCGGCGGACATCCCTGCGGGTCCGCCCCCCACGACGAGGAGGTCGAGGTGCTGCGCGTCGTCAGGCACAGGTCAGCACCCACCCGGCATGGTCGGGAAGTCGTCGACGCCGAAGTTCTTGCTGTACGCCGCGGCGAGGTCGCCGCCCTCCTGCGCGTCGCACAGGAACTCGTCGAGCTGCTCGACCAGGGCGGTGTTGCCCTTCTGGACCGCCCAGCTGCCGTAGCCGATGGCCAGCGGCTCGGGCAGGTCGGCGACCTTCAGCTCGCCCTCGTTGGCCTCGATGTACTGCGCGAGGATGTAGTCCTCGAGCACGGCGCCCTGGGCACGACCGGTCGCGACCTCGAGCAGCGCGGAGTTCTGCTGGCCGAAGCCCTCCACCGACGCGTTCGGGAAGGTGTCCTTGGCCAGCTGCTCGCCGGAGGAGCCCTGGAGCGCGGTGATCGTGTTGCCCTCGACGTCGTAGTTCTCGATGGTGAACGGGCCCTCGTCGTCCTCCGGGACGGCCAGGACGCTGACGTAGGGGACGTACTCGCGGCTGAAGTCGACGACCTGCTTGCGCTCGTCGGTGGCCGTCAGGCCGACCGAGACCATGTCGAACTTCTTCGACTGCAGGCCGGGGATGAGGCCGTCGAAGTCGAGGTTGACGATGTCGAGCTCGACGCCCATCTCGTCGGCGAGCTGCTCGAGCAGGTCGACGTCGTAGCCGGCGGGCTCGTTGTTCTCGTCGAGGTACATCTCCGGCTCGAACTGGAGGTTCATGCCGACGGTGAGCACGCCGTCCTCCATCAGGCCCGAGCCACCGCCGGACCCCTCCTCGGAGGAGGCGTCGCTGTCACCGCCGCAGGCGGCGAGGGACAGGGCGAGGACGAGCGAGGTGCCGACGACGGCGGAGCGTCGCCACAGCGACGTACGGGTGTTTGCGGGCACAGCAGTTCCTTCCGGAGGGGTGTATCGGTGGTTGGTGCGGGATTGACCGGGCCACCGAGATCACCCGGACGTGTGTGGGTCAGGCCGCCAGCTCGGTGATGAGGGCCTGGATGCGCCGCTGCTTGCGGCCGCGCAGCAGCTTGGAGACGCCGCCCTTCGGCGGGCTGGAGAGCGAGGCCTCGAGCAGCCGGAAGAGGAGGTCGACACCGAAAGCCGCGAGCACGTAGATGGCGGCGGCCGCCGTGTAGAGGACGAAGGGCTGGAAGGTCTGGGCGTTGACGTTCTGGGTGACCCGGACGACCTCGAGCAGCCCGATGACCGTGAAGGTCGAGGTGTCCTTGATCATCCCGATGAACATGCTGCCGATGTTGGGCAGCGCGATCTTGAACGCCTGCGGGGCGACCACGGAGGAGAAGATCCGGGCGTCGCGCATGCCGAGGGCCTGGCCGGCCTCGCGGTGGCCGTGGGGCACCGCCTGGAGGGCGGCGCGGAAGATCTCGGCCATGAACGCGCTGTAGAGCAGCGAGAGCGCGATGACACCGGCCTGGAAGACGCTGAAGTTCACCCCGAGCAGCAGCGAGACGCCGAAGTAGATCCAGATGACCGTGACCAGCGCCGGCATGCCGCGGAAGACGTTGATGTAGATCGCCGCGATCCACGACATCGGTGCCTTGCCCATCCGCAGGATGGCCAGGCCCAGGCCGCCGACCGTCGCGATGACCAGGGCGACGACCGACACCTCGAGGGCGGTGAGCAGTCCTCGGAGCAGGTCGCCCCGGTAGTCCCAGACGAGGGACCAGTCGTAGTCGGTGATTCCCATCAGCGCACCGCCCGGATGAAGTCGCGGGTGCGCGGGTTGGAGGGCTCGTCGAAGATCTCGGCGGCCCCCGTCTCCACGATCGCACCCTGGTCCATGAACACGTTGAGGTCGCCGATCTCGCGGGCGAACCCGAGCTCGTGGGTGACGACGACCATGGTCATCCCGGCGTCGGCGAGCTCGTGCATGACGCGGAGCACCTCGCCGACCAGCTCGGGGTCGAGCGCGGAGGTCGGCTCGTCGAACAGCATCACCTTGGGGTCCTGGCTCAGCGCCCGCGCGATCGCGACCCGCTGCTGCTGACCGCCGGAGAGCTGGCCGGGGTAGTGGGCGGCCCGCTGGAGCAGGCCGACCTGGCGCAGCGACTCCGCCGCGCGGCGCATCGCGTCCTCCTTGCTCATCCCCTTGACCGACCGCAGCGGCAGCGCGACGTTGTCGAGCGCCGTGAGGTGGGGGAAGAGGTTGAACTGCTGGAAGACCATTCCGACCTTGCGGCGCAGCTCCATCGGCTTGCCCCGGCGCACCGACTTCTCGCCGGCGAAGCCCGGGCCGTACTCGACGCCGTCGACGCAGACGGAGCCGCAGTCGGGCTCCTCGAGCAGGTTGATGCTGCGCAGGACCGTCGACTTGCCCGACCCGGAGGGTCCGAACAGGACGACGTGCTCGCCGGCGTGCACGTCGAGGTCGATGCCGTGCAGGACCTCCAGGCTGCCGAAGGACTTCTTCAGCCCGCGCATCCGCACGACCGGCTCGCCGGCGGCGGCGGTGGACGCGAGCGGGCCCCGGGCCGTGGCCGGCGACGCCGGGACGGACGCGTGGGAGGCCGGCTCGGCGGGCGTCGCGGCGGACCCGTCGGGCGGCAGCGCCGGCGGGGTGACCGGCGGGGTCACCGCGTCGGTCGTGACGGCACTCGGGCCGGTGGGTTCGAGGGTGCTCATGCGCGTACCTCCGTCACGCAGACGTACAGGTCGTCGGGGTCCTTGAAGTAGGCGTAGCGCCAGGTGCCGCCCTCGCCGACGTCGAGCGCGGCGGGCTCGCCGACCAGCTCGATGCCGAGACCACCGAGGTGGTCGACCGCGCTCTCGAGGCAGCGTGCGCCGATCGCGAACTCGAAGGTGCCGAGGTGGCCCCACTCGCCGCGCATGTCGGGCGAGGCGGGGTAGTGCTGCACCGGCTCCAGGGCACCGCCGATGGGGCTGGTCAGCAGCATCATCCGCTGGCGCGGCGGCGTCCGGTCGCCGAACCAGGGGTGCATCGGCTCGAAGTACCCGTCGGACTCGAAGAGCTGGCCGGTGAAGCCGAGCGCCTGGTAGAAGGTGCGCGTCCGCTCGATGTCGGTGACGCCGAACGCCACGTGGTTGACCCCGTGCGGGCCGTCCTCGAGCGGCCAGCCGGCCGCCAGCGTGGACCACTCGATCAGCTCGATCTTGGCGCCGTCGGGGTCCTCGACGTACGACAGGCCGCAGTGGGTCTGGTACGGGTCGAGGTCGGCCTCGTTGGGGTCCATCAGGTTGGTGTGACCGCGCGCGACCAGCTCCGCGTGGAACTCGGCCTGGCCGTTGACGTGCACGCAGACCTCGCAGATGCCGGGCTCGCCCCACGCCTGGCCCTCGGGTCGGGGTGGGGGCGTCCGGTCGAGGACCTGGACCAGCTTCACGCCGGCCCGCCCGAGCACCGTCGGGGTCCCGGCACGCAGGTAGAGCACCCGGGCCCGGGTCTCCGCGTGCCCGGTGAGACCGGAGATCCCCGGCAGGGTCCCGGTGTAGTCGAAGGACTCGTCGGTGAAGCCCAGCTCGCCGTAGAACGACCGGGCCGCGTCGATGTCGGTGACACCGATGCCGATGTGGTCGAGGCCGACGAGGGTGCCGAACTGCCGGTGTGTCGGCGTGGAGACTGCCATCCGCGACGAATTCCTCTCGGAGTGGGGACGCATCGGGGAGGATGTTCGCAGATCGGTGTGATGTGCGCAATACGTACGGACTAACCGCTTTGCGTTTTTTTGTGCGCTTGACGCACACCTGACGGCTCGCGACACTGACCTCGTGCCGATCGCCCTCGGGGTCAAGCTGCCCCACACCGGACCCGTCGATCCTTCCTCGATCCCCGCCCGCGCGCGTGCGTTGGAGGAGGCCGGTTTCGACTCGTTGTGGGTCAGTGACCACGTCGTGATGCCGATGACGATCGGGTCCTACTACCCCTTCGCCGACGACGGCCGGGCGCCCTGGACCGGCGACATCCCCTACGTCGAGGCGCTCGTCGCTCTCGCCGCCGCCGCCGTTGCCACCGAGCGGGTGCGGCTGGGGACGGCCGTGCTGGTCCTGCCCCAGCGCAACCCGGTGCTCCTCGCCAAGCAGGTCGCGAGCCTCGACGCCCTCAGCGGCGGCCGGATCGAGCTCGGGGTCGGCGCGGGCTGGCTCCAGGAGGAGTTCGCCGCGCTCGACTCGCCGTTCGAGGAGCGGGGCAAGCGGATGGAGGCCTGGCTCGGGCTCCTCCGCGACCTGTGGACCGGTCGCCCGGCGGCCAACGACGGGGTCTACCCGCTGGCCGACGGCCTGGTGCAGCTGCCCGCCCCCCCGCACCCCGTCCCGCTCCTCGTCGGTGGGCACACCAAGGCCGCCTTCCGCCGCGCCGGTTCGCTCGGCGACGGCTGGCTGGCCCAGCAGGCCGTGCCGGCCCTCGACGTCGACCACCTGGCCACCGAGGTCGACGCGGTGCGCGCCCAGGCCGAGAAGGCCGGCAAGGACCCCGCCGCCCTCCGCTTCGTCCTGCGCCTGGTCGAGTCGACCGGGCAGGAGGCGGTCGTCGCCTCACGACTGGCCGACCTCGACGCCATCGGGTTCCACGAGGTCGTCGTGGACACCGCTCTGGACGGCGACCCGGCAGCGGTCCTCGACGTCCTGCGCGAGGCCACCCGGTGACCACCGCTGCCCCCGAGGCACCCCTCCTGCCCGGTCGTCGCGTCCTGGTCACCGGCGCCCGGCGCGGCCTCGGCGCTGCCATGGTCGAGACCTTCGCCGCGATGGGGGCCGGCGGCGTCGCCGTCGACCTCCCGGGCACCCCCTGGACGCTCCCGGCCGGGTGGACCGGAGTCGACGCGGACGTCACCGACGAGGCGCAGGTCGCCGGCGCGGTCGCGCACGCGGCCGGCCACCCGGACGGCATCGACGGCGTGGTCGCCGCGGCCGGCGTCGTACCCACCTGGCAGGAGCCGGGCGACCTCGACCTCGACGACCTCGACCGGGTCCTCTCGGTCAACGTGCGCGGCGTCGCCGCCGTGCTCAAGCACGCGGGCGCGGTCCTGCGGCCAGGGTCCTCCGTCGTGGTCGTCGGCTCGCTGAACTCCTGGCGCGGCGACCCGCGGATCTGGTCCTACGTCGCCAGCAAGCACGCCGCCCTCGGCCTCGCCCGCTCCGCGGCGGCCGCGCTGGGCCCCGACGGGGTGCGGGTCAACTGCGTCGCCCCGGGGCCGGTCGCGACCGACGCCCTGCTGGACCGGATGCGCTCGCGGGTCGGCAGCACCGGCCTGAGTCCCGAGCAGGCGCTCGCCGCGGCCGCGGACCAGACCGCGCTGCGGCGCACCGCGACGACGGCGGACGTGGTCAATGCGACCGCGTTCCTCCTCAGCGACCTCGCCGCGGGCATCACCGGCCAGCTGCTGCCCGTGGACGGAGGCCTCCTGTGAGCGCCTCCGCGACACCCGCACCCACCGGCGCGCTGGCCGGTCGCACCGTCCTGCTGACCGGCGCCTCCGGCGGCATCGGCTCCGCGACGGCGCGGGCCCTGCTCGCGGCCGGCGCCGACGTCGTCGGCCAGTACCGCACCGGGCGGGCGGCGGCCGAGGCCGCCGTCGCCGGACCGCACCGCGACCGGGCGCATCTCCTGGAGGGCGACCTGTCCGGGCCGGACGCCGCGCGCCGGCTCTGGGCCGACGCGGAGGCGGTGCGTCCGATCGACGTCGTCGTCGTCAACGCCGCCACGATGGCGCCCACCCCCTTCGACGGGACCGACGAGGAGTGGGACGCCGGCTGGGAGCAGTCGCTGGCCGTCAACGTCCTCGGCGCCGGCGCCCTGCTGCGCGAGGCCGTCCGCGCCTTCGCCGGCCGGGGCGGCGGCACCGCCGTCGTGGTCTCGAGCTGGGCCGCCGAACAGGGCTCGCGGATCCTCGACGTCAGCGGGTACGCCGCGTCCAAGGCGGCGATCCGCAACCTCGCGCAGACGCTCGCCCGCCACCACGCCCGCGCGGGGGTCCGGGTCCACGTCGTGGCGCCCGGCGTCGTCGACGCCGGCATGGGTATCGCCGACCAGGACTCTGAGCACCGGCAGGCCGTCGCCGAGGGACTGGCCATGGGGCGCCTCGTCTCACCGGACGAGGTCGCCTCCCTGATCACCTACCTGGCGTCCGACGCGTGTCCTAGTCTCTCCGGGGCCACGCTGGACCTGAACGGTGCGTCCTATGTCCGGTGAAGTGGATGGGAGAACTCGGGTGGCGACGACGAGGTCGAGCGATGTCGACGAGCAGGCGGAGGCCGCGATGACGGAGCCGGCGATGGCGGAGTCCGAGGAGGCCTCGAGCGGGAAGCACCGCGACTTCGTGCAGTCGCTCGAGCGCGGGCTGGCGATCATCCGGGTCTTCGACGCCGACCGGCCCCGGCTGACGGTCTCCGAGATCGCCCACCTCGCCGGCCTCACCCGGGCCGCCGTGCGCCGCTTCCTGTTCACCCTCACCGAGCTCGGCTACGTCCAGACCCACCGTGACGGCTACCAGCTGACCCCGCAGGTGCTGGAGCTCGGCTACTCCTACCTCTCCTCGCTGACCTTCCCCGACGCCGCCTTGCCGCACCTCGAGCGGCTGGTCGCCGAGACCGGCGAGGCCAGCGAGGGCTCGGTCCTGGACCGCGGCGACGTCGTGTACGTCGTGCGGGTGCCCGGGCCGGCCCTGATGACGATCTCGGTCAGCATCGGCGCCCGCCGGCCGGCGTACGCGACGTCGATGGGGCGGGTGCTGCTGGCGAACCTGCCGCCGGCCCAGCTCGACGCCTACCTCGAGAACACCCACCTGGACCCGATCCTCCCGAACACGATCACCGACGTGACCGCCCTCCGCGAGGAGCTCTCGAAGGTCAGGCAGCAGGGGTACGCCCTGGTCGACCAGGAGCTCGAGATCGGCCTGGTCGCGATCGCGGTTCCCGTCCGCGACCGGCACGGGCGCACCCGCGCGGCGGTCAACCTCTCCACCCACATCGGGCGCAGGTCCGCCGCCGACATGGTGGCGCTCGCGCCGCGGGTGCAGCAGGCCGCCGCCGACATCGAGCTGGGCATGCGCCACTCCGTCAGCTGGTCCGACTAGCCACCCGGGCCCCGCGCCACCCCCAGCCGTCACCACCCGAGGACCCGCGACCCGGCGGGTCGCGCGGTCCGTCACGCCCTCCTGCAAGAGAGGCCGGCATGTCCTCCGACCCGACGGGGCCTCCCGTGCGCGCCCGCACGGCCGTCGCCTTCGTGGCGCTCGGCCTGGTGTGGGGCACCACCCCGCTGACCATCAAGGCCGGCCTGCTGGCGGACTGGCAGCCGCTGTGGTTCTGCGCGCTGCGGCTGCTCGGCGCCGCGGTCGTGCTGGCGCCGCTGCTGCTGACGTCGTACGCCGGGCGGCCGCTGGGTCCGGCCGGCTGGCGGGTGATCTGGCCCGTCGGGGTCTTCGGCATGGCGGTCAACTTCGGCGTCACGGTGTGGGGCCAGCAGTTCATCGGCGCGGCGTTGGCCAGCCTCATCGCCGGCACCCAGCCGGTGACGACCGCGCTGGTCGTCCACCTCGCCCAGCGCCGGGTGCCGACCCGACGGTTCGCCGCCGGCCTGACCCTCGGGATGGTCGGCATGGTGGTCGTCTTCCGCGGCGCCGGGGTGCCGGGCCCGAGCGCGGCCGCGGGCGCCGCCGCCGTGCTGGCCGGGGTCACGATCTACGGCGCGGTCTTCGTCTACATCAAGGCCCGCCTCGGCGGGCTCAACCTGCTCCGCGTCGTCGCGGGCCAGAACCTCATCGGCGGTGCCCTGGTCGCGCTCGCCGCGGTGGCGTTCGAGGGGTCGGTGCGGCTGCCCGGCGGGACGCAGGCCTGGTCGGCCTACACCTACCTGACGCTGGTCAGCTCGATCGTCGCCCTGCTCCTGGCCAACTGGCTCATCGGCCGGATGGGTGCCGCGCGGTTCAGCGTGCTGTCGTTCGTGACCCCGCTGGTCGGGGTGGCCGCCGGCGTCGTCCTGCTCGACGAGACCCTCGACGGACCGACCCTCGTGGGAGCCGCGCTGGTCGGCACGGCGCTCCTCGCCACCCTCGGCCCGGAGGCGGAGGCAGTAGGACCGCTGCCGGCCGGCGAGACCGCTCGCCCCGACGGACCGCAGGGCGGCCCCTGAGGGGCACCGATCCGCCCTAGCCCAGTGACCTGGACCGGACAGGCGCCGGGCGCTCCTCCCGGGCGACGGCGTCGAGGAGCGCCAGCGCGTGCTGGGCCGCGCTGCCCTCCGCTGCGGTGTAGGTCAGCAGGCGGTGCCCGGGGTTGTCGGGCAGGTGGAGGACCTCGAAGCCGAGCTCGACGGCCCCGATCTCGGGGTGGTCGAGCCGCTTGCTCCCGCTCGTGCAGCTGTGGACGGGGTGCTTGGCCCACAGGCGCGCGAAGTCGCGGCTGCTGATGCAGAGCTCGCCGACGAGGTCGGTGAGCTTCCGGTCATCGGTGTGACGACCGGCGACGAGCCGCAGGGAGGCCACGGCCCGCGACGCCTCCTCGTCCCAGTCCGCGTAGAGCTCGCGGGTGTGGGGGTCGAGGAAGAGCATGCGGGTGAGGTTCGGCCGGACGCCGGCCTCCTCGGGAGCTGCCCGGTCGACGTGCCCGGCGACGAGAGCGTGGCCCAGCCGGTTCCAGGCGAGCACCTCGGTCGAGCGGCCCAGGACGACGGCAGGGACGGCGGTCATGGCCTCGATCAGGTGCCTGGTGCCGGCGCGCACGTGGTCCCGCCTGGGGCTGCGGAGAGGCGTGGCGGCCCGCGGGCGCGCCAGGTCGTGGAGGTGGGCCCTCTCGTCCTCGCTGAGGGCGAGTGCCCGCGCGAGGGCGTCGACGACCGACGCCGAGGCGTTCGTGCTCTGCCCCTGCTCCAGCCGCGTGTAGTAGGTGGCGCTCACACCCGCGAGCAGCGCCAGCTCCTCACGCCGCAGGCCGGGCACGCGGCGCGCCCCGTGGGACACGATGCCGGCGTCCTCGGGCGTGATGCGTGCCCGACGCGACCTCAGGAACTCCCCGAGCGCAGCCGGGGGCGGTGCTCCTCGTCCATCCACCCGCCCAGTGTCGCCCGAGGACGCGACAGGCGCCTGTCCCTGGCAGGGGTAGGCACGGCCGGCGTAGGCGCGCCGGGCGTGGGCGGGCCGGGGGCCTGGCTGACCTCCGGCGGCTGTCGGACGCTCGTCCGCAGCACGACCCCAGCCCTCGCCCAGCCCTCGACCGGAACGGACCCGCGCATGTCGCACCTCGACGAGCACGCCCCACCGACGCCCTCCGCACCCGGCCCTCCCGCCACCGGCGCCGCGACGAGCGGTCGCGAGCGCCTGGTCCTGGCGGTGCTGCTGACCGCCGGTTTTACGCTCGCGGTGGACTTCTCCATCCTCAACGTCGCCCTGCCCGCCATCGGCACGGACGTGGGGTTCGCGCTGGAGGACCTGCAGTGGGTGACCACGTCGTTCGCCCTGTTCGCAGCCGGCTTCACCCTGTTGTTCGGACGGGTCGCGGACCTGTTCGGACGCCGCCGGCTGTTCCTGCTCGGCATGGTCCTGCTCGCCGTCTCCTCGCTGGTCGGAGGTCTGGCCACGACTCCCGGGGTCCTGGTCGCGGCCCGGGTCGCCCAGGGCCTCGCGACCGCGATCGTCACCCCGGCGGCGCTGTCCCTGCTCACCACGTCGTTCGCCGAGGGACCTCGTCGCGACCGCGCGCTGGGACTCAACGGCGCGCTCATGGCCGCGGGGTTCACCACGGGGGCCGTGCTCGGCGGCGTGCTCACCGACCTGCTCTCCTGGAGGTGGGCGTTCCACGTCAACGTCGTCGTC
This window harbors:
- a CDS encoding DMT family transporter, whose translation is MRARTAVAFVALGLVWGTTPLTIKAGLLADWQPLWFCALRLLGAAVVLAPLLLTSYAGRPLGPAGWRVIWPVGVFGMAVNFGVTVWGQQFIGAALASLIAGTQPVTTALVVHLAQRRVPTRRFAAGLTLGMVGMVVVFRGAGVPGPSAAAGAAAVLAGVTIYGAVFVYIKARLGGLNLLRVVAGQNLIGGALVALAAVAFEGSVRLPGGTQAWSAYTYLTLVSSIVALLLANWLIGRMGAARFSVLSFVTPLVGVAAGVVLLDETLDGPTLVGAALVGTALLATLGPEAEAVGPLPAGETARPDGPQGGP
- a CDS encoding helix-turn-helix transcriptional regulator, with the protein product MDGRGAPPPAALGEFLRSRRARITPEDAGIVSHGARRVPGLRREELALLAGVSATYYTRLEQGQSTNASASVVDALARALALSEDERAHLHDLARPRAATPLRSPRRDHVRAGTRHLIEAMTAVPAVVLGRSTEVLAWNRLGHALVAGHVDRAAPEEAGVRPNLTRMLFLDPHTRELYADWDEEASRAVASLRLVAGRHTDDRKLTDLVGELCISSRDFARLWAKHPVHSCTSGSKRLDHPEIGAVELGFEVLHLPDNPGHRLLTYTAAEGSAAQHALALLDAVAREERPAPVRSRSLG